The following proteins are co-located in the Oenanthe melanoleuca isolate GR-GAL-2019-014 chromosome 4, OMel1.0, whole genome shotgun sequence genome:
- the HELQ gene encoding helicase POLQ-like, whose product MAEPRLAVRRKSRSGSERKRSRAPLQPSAASSPVARKRPSPAGERTAAEAPGSNDSEEDMFGDYDSFYGNDSLIAQVDDIEHKYLQDKNVDVKAAGEVVLGNLHSGVHQKEQDNFSASENVVDLKSDKEGACQKHDSDPAGGNQELTESILDDLPSSQLLYFEKLNELSSASRTSPVSKGRDERVNSSSDKVRDPLSFYAGAEHRNRPTDSSSHSKRVLFKAESLKDHLKSAMTGNARAQTLQVSKTKQLKEAVLSEEIFVARKAIESPSADIGPFYGLPSKVKDLFRQLRGIETLYEWQHDCLMLESLQQRKNLIYSLPTSGGKTLVAEIIILQELLCRQKDVLMILPYVAIVQEKVRGLSSFGIELGFLVEEYAGSKGRFPPIKRRVKKSLYIATIEKGHALVNSLIETERIDDLGLVVVDELHMLGEGSRGAILEITLAKILYTSKKTQIIGMSATLNNVGDLQKFLQAEYYTNNFRPVELKEYIKIRDTIYAVDSKSENGFAFSRLLNFKYSSNLERADPDHIIALVTEVIPKYSCLIFCPTKKSCENVASLVCKYLKKEFRAHREKEKQDLIKNLKSIGNGTVCPVLKQTIPFGIAYHHSGLTNDERKSIEETYSSGVLCLLACTATLAAGVNLPARRVILRSPYVGNDFLKKNQYKQMIGRAGRAGIDSAGESILIVQEKDKHLAQDLVHSPLENCYSNLLLELTKGMQSLLLSLVGLKIAVTYEEVHNFMCCTLLGVQQQQLSKEKSLSEVIKDGLENLIEKGLLKGTISEKDHNSKSALTITPLGKATYKGSIDLAYCNLLYRELRKGLEGLVLESNLHLLYLSTPYDMTFTCSPDWMIYFRQFNQLSAAERKVADIVGVPESFITKKASGQAIRKNVDNSVVNRLYLTFVLYSLLKETNIWSVSEKFNMSRGYVQNLLSSAASFASCLLHFCEELEEFWVYKALLTELTKQLTYCVKAELIPLMEVAGVLEARAKQLYNAGYKTLAHLANANPETLVRMIEHLSRRQAKQIVSSAKMLLSEKAEALQEEVEELLKVPTDIPGTH is encoded by the exons ATGGCGGAGCCGCGGCTCGCCGTGCGCAGGAAGAGCCGCTCCGGCTCGGAGCGCAAGCGGAGCCGCGCCCCGCTGCAGCCCAGCGCCGCCAGCTCGCCGGTGGCTCGCAAGAGGCCGAGCCCCGCTGGCGAGCGGACCGCGGCCGAGGCGCCG ggCAGTAACGACAGCGAGGAGGATATGTTTGGTGACTACGACAGCTTTTATGGAAACGATTCCTTGATAGCTCAAGTGGATGATATTGAACACAAATACCTCCAGGACAAAAATGTGGATGtgaaagcagctggagaggTTGTACTTGGGAACCTCCACTCAGGAGTTCACCAGAAAGAGCAAGATAacttttctgcttcagaaaatgTGGTTGACCTTAAAAGTGACAAAGAGGGTGCTTGCCAAAAGCATGACAGTGACCCAGCTGGTGGCAATCAAGAATTAACTGAATCCATTTTAGATGACTTGCCATCCTCACAacttctgtattttgaaaaactgaatGAGCTTTCTTCTGCTTCTAGGACATCTCCAGTCTCAAAAGGGAGGGATGAACGTGTGAATTCTTCTTCAGACAAAGTCAGGGACCCATTGTCTTTTTAtgctggtgctgagcacaggaacaGACCTACTGACTCTTCCTCACACTCCAAGCgtgttttatttaaagctgAGAGCCTCAAAGATCACCTGAAAAGTGCTATGACTGGAAATGCCAGAGCCCAGACTCTGCAGGTCTCCAAGACCAAGCAGCTCAAAGAAGCTGTTTTATCTGAAGAGATTTTTGTGGCTAGGAAAGCTATTGAATCTCCTTCTGCTGATATAGGCCCTTTTTATGGATTACCTAGCAAGGTTAAAGATTTATTCAGACAACTTCGAGGGATTGAAACACTCTATG agtGGCAGCATGATTGCTTAATGTTAGAATCCCTGCAGCAAAGGAAGAACTTGATATACTCATTGCCTACCAGTGGTGGAAAAACTCTTGTAGCTGAAATCATAATTCTCCAAGAATTACTCTGCAGGCAGAAGGATGTTCTGATGATCCTGCCATATGTTGCCATTGTCCAAGAAAAG GTCAGGGGTTTATCGAGTTTTGGGATAGAACTGGGTTTCCTGGTTGAAGAATATGCAGGAAGTAAAGGAAGATTTCCACCAATCAAAAGGAGagtaaaaaaatctctttatatTGCTACTATAGAAAAAGGACATGCTCTGGTGAACTCCTTAATAGAAACAGAAAGAATTGATGACCTTGGCCTGGTTGTGGTAGATGAG CTGCATATGCTCGGGGAGGGAAGTCGTGGAGCAATACTGGAAATTACTCTGGCCAAAATTCTTTACACCAGTA AAAAGACACAGATCATTGGAATGAGTGCAACATTAAATAATGTTGGAGACCTGCAGAAGTTCCTGCAAGCAGAGTACTACACTAATAATTTTAGACCG GTAGAATTGAAGGAATACATAAAGATACGAGACACCATTTATGCAGTTGACAGCAAATCTGAAAATGGCTTTGCTTTTTCACGTCTCCTTAATTTCAAG TATTCTAGTAATCTGGAGAGAGCAGATCCTGACCACATCATTGCACTGGTTACTGAAGTTATTCCTAAATATTCCTGCCTTATCTTTTGTCCCACTAAAAAGAGTTGTGAAAATGTGGCTTCATTGGTGTGCAAGTACCTCAAGAA AGAATTTAGAGCtcacagggagaaggaaaaacaagatcTCATCAAGAACCTAAAGAGCATTGGGAATGGAACTGTCTGTCCTGTTTTGAAGCAAACAATCCCTTTTGGTATTGCCTATCATCACAGTGGCCTTACaaatgatgaaagaaaaagcatagAGGAAACTTATTCTTCAGGTGTCCTGTGTCTGCTTGCTTGCACAGCCACTCTAGCTGCTGGAGTCAACCTGCCAGCTAGAAG GGTGATTCTCAGATCTCCCTATGTTGGCAATGACTTCCTGAAGAAGAACCAGTATAAACAGATGATTGGCAGAGCTGGTCGAGCTGGTATTGACAGTGCTGGAGAAAGTATTCTCATTGTGCAAGAAAAAGACAAACACTTG GCTCAGGATTTAGTTCACAGTCCTTTGGAGAATTGCTACAGCAATCTTCTGCTGGAGTTGACCAAGGGAATGCAGAGCCTGCTGTTATCTTTAGTTGGACTGAAG ATAGCAGTTACCTATGAGGAAGTGCACAATTTTATGTGCTGTACATTGCTGggtgttcagcagcagcagctgtctaAAGAGAAGAGCCTCTCAGAGGTAATTAAAGATGGGCTGGAAAATCTTATAGAAAAAGGACTCCTAAAAGGAACAATATCTGAGAAGGACCACAATTCCAAATCTGCACTGACAATCACACCCTTGGGCAAAGCTACATATAAGG GCTCAATAGACTTGGCATACTGCAATCTTCTGTACAGGGAACTGAGGAAGGGTTTGGAGGGGCTGGTTCTTGAGAGCAATCTTCACCTTCTGTATCTGTCAACTCCCTATGACATGACTTTTACCTGTAGCCCAGATTGGATGATATACTTTAGACAG TTCAACCAGCTAAGTGCAGCAGAGCGAAAAGTAGCAGACATTGTGGGAGTACCTGAAAGCTTTATTACAAAAAAGGCTTCTGGTCAAGCCATCAGAAAG AATGTGGACAATTCTGTGGTGAATAGGCTCTACCTGACATTTGTCCTTTATTCCCTGCTGAAAGAGACCAACATATGGAGTGTTTCAGAGAAATTTAACATGTCCAGGGGATATGTGCAAAATCTCCTCAGTTCTGCTGCCTCCTTTGCATCCTgccttctgcatttctgtgag GAACTGGAAGAATTCTGGGTTTATAAAGCCTTGCTGACAGAACTTACCAAACAGTTGACATACTGTGTTAAGGCAGAACTCATCCCTCTGATGGAGGTAGCAGGAGTTCTAGAG GCACGAGCCAAGCAGCTTTACAATGCAGGGTACAAAACTTTAGCACACTTGGCTAATGCAAATCCAGAAACTCTGGTGAGGATGATTGAGCACTTGTCACGACGTCAAGCCAAACAAATCGTTTCATCTGCAAAG ATGCTGCTGAGTGAAAAAGCTGAGGCTTTGCAGGAAGAAGTTGAAGAACTCTTAAAAGTGCCAACAGATATCCCAGGGACCCATTGA
- the MRPS18C gene encoding 28S ribosomal protein S18c, mitochondrial, translating to MAARAAAARRCWQRLVPAALWARPRRLRHEGQPEGRPERSDQPIQMENPYKDPPKRCVLCGIDVDYKNVQLLSQFVSPYTGSIYGRHITGLCNKKQKEITKAIKRAHVFGFMPVMFKNPQFLTDPKLCNIKYPE from the exons ATGGCggcgcgggcagcggcggcgcggAGGTGCTGGCAGCGCCTGGTTCCCG CGGCGCTGTGGGCGCGGCCGCGCCGCCTTCGGCATGAAGGGCAGCCTGAGGGGCGGCCGGAGCGCTCGGACCAG CCCATACAAATGGAGAACCCCTATAAAGACCCTCCAAAAAGATGTGTCTTATGTGGAATAGATGTGGACTATAAGAATGTGCAG CTTCTTTCCCAGTTTGTTTCTCCATATACTGGCTCCATTTATGGCAGGCATATCACAG gCTTGTGCaacaagaagcagaaggaaattacAAAAGCTATTAAAAGAGCTCATGTATTTG gatttATGCCAGTTATGTTTAAGAACCCACAATTTCTCACAGACCCCAAGCTATGTAATATCAAGTATCCAGAGTGA
- the ABRAXAS1 gene encoding BRCA1-A complex subunit Abraxas 1: MEGESTSALLSGFVFGALAFQHLSTDSDTEGFLLGDVKGEAKNSITDSQMDDVEVVYTIDIQKHIPCYQLFSFYNSAGELNELALKKILSGCKKNVIGWYKFRRNTDQTMTFRERVLHKNLQSHLSNQGLVFLLLTSSVMTESCSTYRLEHALHRPQEGLFQKVPLVVTNLGMAEQQGYRTVSGSCVSSGFVRAVRQHRSEFFHEDGSLQEVHKINEMYATLQEELKKICITVEISERSVEKLLAEVSQLKEEIKRKKQQNCSGEDKNHPVEPKENVLLCQALQTFFPDSGLQTCIVSFKGQLISKNCCNTDHHINVMDKLTLMVEERDFTEAATRHLNKRKLRGTTTVSKSFKKCRSLQLHQESLQDQEDSDQERKLTLSSTETDEEAFEKNRDANEYPHSPTF, from the exons ATGGAGGGCGAGAGCACCTCGGCCCTGCTCTCGGGCTTCGTGTTCGGCGCCCTCGCCTTCCAGCACCTCAGCACCGACTCGGACACG GAAGGTTTTCTCCTTGGAGATGTGAAAGGTGAAGCCAAGAACAGCATTACAGACTCCCAAATGGATGATGTTGAAGTTGTCTATACAATCG ACATACAGAAGCATATTCCTTGCTACCAGTTGTTCAG CTTTTATAATTCTGCAGGAGAACTGAATGAACTTGCCCTGAAGAAAATACTGTCAGGCTGTAAgaag AATGTAATAGGATGGTACAAATTCAGACGTAACACAGACCAGACCATGACATTCCGGGAAAGAGTTCTTCATAAAAACCTGCAGTCACACCTATCAAACCAGGGGCTTGTATTCCTCCTTTTAACCTCTAGTGTGATGACAGAAAGTTGTTCTACTTACAGATTGGAACATGCTCTACATCGGCCACAGGAAGG TCTTTTCCAGAAAGTCCCTTTGGTGGTTACCAACTTGGGCATGGCAGAACAGCAAGGTTACAGAACAGTGTCTGGATCCTGTGTATCCTCTGGTTTTGTGAGAGCCGTGAGACAACACAG GTCAGAATTCTTCCATGAAGATGGATCCCTACAAGAGGTTCATAAGATAAATGAGATGTATGCCACCTTGCAGGAGGAATTGAAG aaaatatgcATTACAGTAGAAATCAGTGAACGATCTGTAGAGAAACTCTTAGCAGAGGTGAGCcaattaaaagaagaaataaagaggaaaaagcaacaaaactgTTCAG GAGAAGACAAAAACCACCCAGTAGAGCCAAAGGAGAATGTTCTCCTTTGTCAGGCACTGCAAACATTCTTCCCCGATTCCGGACTTCAGACATGCATTGTTTCCTTCAAAGGCCAACTGATATCCAAGAACTGCTGTAACACAGACCATCATATTAACGTCATGGACAAACTGACTCTCATGGTAGAGGAAAGAGACTTCACTGAAGCTGCAACGAGGCATCTAAACAAGCGTAAACTCAGGGGGACCACAACAGTTTCAAAGTCATTCAAGAAATGCAGGTCATTGCAGCTTCACCAAGAATCACTTCAAGACCAAGAGGACAGTGACCAGGAAAGGAAGCTTACACTGAGTAGCACTGAAACAGACGAGGAGGCgtttgaaaaaaacagagatgcAAATGAATACCCACACTCTCCTACTTTCTGA